In a single window of the Desulfovibrio mangrovi genome:
- the rpmH gene encoding 50S ribosomal protein L34 has translation MKRTYQPSKVRRARACGFRARLKSASGRAVLSRRRAKGRKRLSA, from the coding sequence ATGAAGAGAACGTATCAGCCGAGCAAAGTCAGACGTGCCAGAGCTTGTGGCTTCCGCGCCCGCCTTAAGTCCGCTAGCGGCCGCGCAGTACTGAGCCGTCGTCGTGCGAAGGGGCGTAAGAGATTATCCGCTTAA
- the groL gene encoding chaperonin GroEL (60 kDa chaperone family; promotes refolding of misfolded polypeptides especially under stressful conditions; forms two stacked rings of heptamers to form a barrel-shaped 14mer; ends can be capped by GroES; misfolded proteins enter the barrel where they are refolded when GroES binds) — MAKEILFDAKARERLSRGVDKLANAVKVTLGPKGRNVVIEKSFGSPVITKDGVSVAKEIELEDKFENMGAQMVKEVASKTSDIAGDGTTTATILAQAVYKEGVKLVAAGRNPMAIKRGIDKAVEALVVELNALAKPTRDQKEIAQVGTISANSDTTIGNIIAEAMNKVGKEGVITVEEAKGLETTLEVVEGMQFDRGYLSPYFVTNADKMIVEMDSPLILICEKKISNMKDMLPVLEQVAKMSKPLVIIAEDVDGEALAALVVNKLRGTLQVAAVKAPGFGERRKAMLQDIAILTGGQVVSEEMGVKLENITVADLGSAKRVVVDKENTTIVDGAGKGEDIKARVKMIRAQVEETSSDYDREKLQERLAKLVGGVAVINVGAATETEMKEKKDRVEDALNATRAAVEEGIVPGGGTALVRVAAILDDIKPADDDEASGVAILRRAIEEPLRQIAANAGFEGSIVVEKVRDGKDGFGFNAATGEYEDLIKAGVIDPKKVTRIALQNAASVASLLLTTECAIAEKPSDKPAAPAMPGGMGGMGGMY; from the coding sequence ATGGCTAAAGAGATTCTTTTTGACGCAAAGGCACGTGAGCGCCTTTCCCGCGGTGTAGATAAGCTTGCCAACGCCGTTAAGGTTACCCTTGGACCCAAGGGCCGTAACGTTGTTATCGAAAAGTCCTTCGGCTCCCCCGTTATCACCAAGGACGGCGTTTCCGTAGCCAAGGAAATCGAACTGGAAGACAAGTTCGAAAACATGGGCGCCCAGATGGTTAAGGAAGTTGCCTCCAAGACTTCCGACATCGCTGGCGACGGTACCACCACCGCTACCATTCTTGCTCAGGCTGTTTACAAGGAAGGCGTGAAGCTCGTTGCTGCCGGCCGTAACCCAATGGCCATCAAGCGCGGCATCGACAAGGCTGTTGAAGCCCTCGTTGTCGAACTGAACGCTCTTGCTAAGCCCACCCGCGACCAGAAGGAAATCGCTCAGGTTGGCACCATTTCCGCCAACTCCGACACCACCATCGGCAACATCATTGCCGAAGCCATGAACAAGGTGGGCAAGGAAGGCGTTATCACCGTTGAAGAAGCCAAGGGCCTCGAGACCACTCTCGAAGTTGTTGAAGGTATGCAGTTTGACCGCGGCTACCTGTCCCCCTACTTCGTAACCAACGCTGACAAGATGATCGTGGAAATGGATTCTCCCCTGATCCTCATCTGCGAAAAGAAGATTTCCAACATGAAGGACATGCTCCCCGTTCTGGAGCAGGTCGCCAAGATGAGCAAGCCCCTCGTCATCATCGCTGAAGACGTAGACGGCGAAGCTCTTGCCGCTCTGGTTGTGAACAAGCTGCGCGGCACCCTGCAGGTTGCAGCCGTAAAGGCTCCCGGTTTCGGCGAACGCCGCAAGGCCATGCTGCAGGACATCGCCATCCTCACCGGTGGTCAGGTTGTTTCCGAAGAAATGGGCGTCAAGCTCGAGAACATCACCGTGGCTGACCTCGGTTCCGCCAAGCGCGTGGTTGTTGACAAGGAAAACACCACCATCGTTGACGGCGCCGGCAAGGGCGAGGACATCAAGGCTCGCGTGAAGATGATCCGCGCTCAGGTCGAAGAAACTTCTTCCGACTACGATCGTGAAAAGCTGCAGGAACGTCTGGCCAAGCTGGTTGGCGGCGTTGCCGTGATCAACGTTGGTGCAGCTACCGAAACCGAAATGAAGGAAAAGAAGGACCGCGTTGAAGACGCCCTGAACGCTACCCGCGCTGCCGTTGAAGAAGGCATCGTGCCTGGCGGCGGTACCGCTCTGGTTCGCGTGGCCGCAATCCTCGACGACATCAAGCCCGCTGACGACGACGAAGCTTCCGGCGTTGCCATCCTGCGTCGCGCCATCGAAGAGCCCCTGCGTCAGATCGCTGCCAACGCTGGTTTCGAAGGCTCCATCGTTGTGGAAAAGGTTCGCGACGGCAAGGACGGCTTCGGCTTCAACGCTGCTACCGGCGAATACGAAGACCTTATCAAGGCCGGCGTTATCGATCCCAAGAAGGTTACCCGCATTGCACTGCAGAATGCTGCTTCCGTAGCTTCCCTGCTGCTCACCACCGAGTGCGCCATTGCCGAGAAGCCTTCCGATAAGCCCGCTGCTCCGGCTATGCCCGGTGGCATGGGCGGCATGGGCGGCATGTACTAA
- the yidD gene encoding membrane protein insertion efficiency factor YidD, whose protein sequence is MKSFARTILVLPIRFYQLCISPLTPPACRFVPTCSEYAAEAISRHGVLKGSGLAVWRILRCHPFSRGGYDPVPPSRHQSPLGQE, encoded by the coding sequence ATGAAGTCATTTGCCCGAACCATACTGGTGCTGCCTATCCGCTTTTACCAGTTGTGCATTTCACCGCTTACGCCCCCTGCCTGCCGTTTCGTCCCCACGTGTTCGGAGTATGCGGCCGAGGCTATCTCTCGTCACGGCGTCCTGAAAGGCTCCGGCCTTGCCGTTTGGCGAATTCTCAGGTGTCATCCCTTCAGCCGCGGCGGCTACGATCCCGTTCCACCTTCCCGGCATCAATCCCCCCTCGGACAGGAGTAA
- a CDS encoding Hpt domain-containing protein, with translation MVLNRQGAMRMLGIDPESYDELLAIMRSELCNWLDYFSETGGNGLDVMRSRAHRLKSDAANIGAERVRHTARALEQSIREGQDEGSVEHFRRVLVQDLRDLQREIGP, from the coding sequence ATGGTTTTGAACAGGCAGGGGGCGATGCGCATGTTGGGTATCGACCCGGAATCGTATGATGAGTTGCTAGCCATTATGCGCAGCGAGTTGTGCAATTGGTTGGACTATTTCAGTGAAACTGGGGGAAATGGGCTGGATGTCATGCGTTCGCGTGCGCATCGGCTCAAGAGTGATGCCGCCAATATCGGTGCGGAGAGGGTGCGGCATACTGCGCGGGCTTTGGAGCAATCCATCCGTGAAGGACAGGATGAGGGTTCGGTGGAACACTTCCGGCGCGTTCTGGTGCAGGATCTGCGCGACCTTCAGCGTGAGATCGGTCCATAG
- the rnpA gene encoding ribonuclease P protein component produces MIRRPDFVSCYNEGRRYFSKNFILFVLPRSSALLSWRMGMAVTKKTGTAVVRNRVKRVIREFFRLNQREVCDGFDVVVVPKRSLNPERVSLEMVSQELSPIIHNVCGQLAQEAGNEAP; encoded by the coding sequence TTGATCCGGCGGCCTGATTTTGTCAGCTGTTACAATGAAGGCCGCCGTTACTTTTCCAAGAATTTCATCCTGTTTGTGCTGCCTCGTTCCTCGGCTCTGCTGAGTTGGCGTATGGGCATGGCAGTGACGAAAAAAACAGGAACGGCAGTCGTGCGTAATCGCGTCAAGCGCGTGATTCGCGAGTTTTTCCGACTCAACCAGCGCGAGGTCTGCGACGGATTCGATGTCGTGGTAGTGCCCAAGCGCAGTCTCAACCCCGAGCGGGTAAGTCTCGAAATGGTTTCGCAGGAATTATCGCCGATAATTCATAACGTCTGCGGCCAGCTTGCCCAAGAGGCGGGAAACGAAGCGCCATGA
- a CDS encoding FlgO family outer membrane protein, with product MKRLSLLLVLILLLLSVVAAMAGPGAIPRQPAQIEASLAAFPQGSLLTGTSQMAADALHQVMAGRVSKDSPVLVTAMVELDDLQKSSTFGRVVMQQVGSRLSQYGYRLVESRLGQNMIIRPREGEFMLTREVARLMQTQYAAQAVLVGSYVETPVTVYCSLRLIRLDDGAVVGAYEYQLSNSGEVRSMLRKEKKSPVDVDPAWNEFSRRQAAYTPNGAALPPVQNFAPQRADVPVFQGNTFQGGGAGRQPAGPMNAPVITPPQRVITPTPPLGAADAPTPLGPPEPAIR from the coding sequence ATGAAACGTCTTTCTCTGTTGTTGGTGCTGATTCTGCTCCTGCTGAGTGTTGTTGCCGCAATGGCCGGACCGGGCGCCATACCGAGACAGCCCGCGCAGATTGAAGCTTCGCTGGCGGCGTTTCCTCAGGGTTCGCTGTTGACCGGCACCAGTCAGATGGCTGCGGATGCGCTGCATCAGGTCATGGCGGGGCGTGTAAGCAAGGATAGTCCCGTTCTCGTTACTGCCATGGTGGAGCTTGATGATTTGCAGAAAAGCTCCACCTTTGGTCGTGTGGTGATGCAGCAGGTGGGGTCCCGGCTGAGTCAGTACGGGTATCGTCTTGTCGAATCCCGTTTGGGTCAGAATATGATCATCCGTCCCCGTGAAGGGGAGTTCATGCTGACCCGTGAGGTTGCCCGTCTGATGCAGACCCAGTATGCCGCACAGGCCGTACTGGTGGGCAGCTATGTTGAGACGCCTGTGACCGTGTACTGTTCGTTGCGCCTTATCCGGCTCGATGACGGAGCGGTTGTGGGAGCGTATGAGTATCAGCTGTCAAACAGCGGCGAGGTACGCAGTATGCTGCGTAAGGAGAAGAAGTCTCCTGTGGATGTGGATCCGGCGTGGAACGAGTTCTCGCGCAGGCAGGCAGCCTACACGCCCAACGGCGCGGCCTTGCCGCCCGTGCAGAACTTTGCGCCACAGCGTGCGGATGTCCCCGTTTTTCAGGGGAACACCTTCCAGGGGGGGGGAGCAGGGCGGCAGCCTGCCGGGCCGATGAATGCTCCGGTTATTACGCCGCCTCAGCGGGTGATCACGCCTACGCCTCCTTTAGGGGCAGCGGATGCTCCGACGCCGCTTGGTCCACCTGAGCCAGCCATTCGATGA
- a CDS encoding protein jag, with translation MDAYKEFQGKTLDSAIEAACSYFNSAREKLEIEIVNDAKTGIFGLVGAKKAKVRARRMQVAFDSNVLNGSAPAAETSGRDRKKAAEGREDKGQREERRQRDDRKPREKGAKAEDAQRQADAAPAQKERKEGPRSGQRDQKPARREARRDERTEEGKEERSEAGERRQERRGGEKSRSEGRSDARPEGRAEKGRGNRQPKRPKDAEASAASAAEETETAERQSSSSEEGRSSSRRSRGGRRRSRGGRGRGRKEEGAAAEGLPAKADAVVDLPEGAQGDFDTSFDDDMMDDISAEPMPEANLAELDQDKLIEVVNGVVGKLITPVIGETPVASAIEDNRVKVTISSGDNSGLLIGREGQTLAAFQYLTNRIVAKEMGVAVRVQLDTGDYRERQDDKLREIALHLADKAKTLGKPQSTRPLSSYHRRIVHLALQGDEDIQTRSKGDGPLKRVIIGRKRKSA, from the coding sequence ATGGATGCATACAAGGAGTTCCAGGGTAAGACTCTGGACAGCGCGATCGAAGCAGCTTGCAGCTACTTCAATAGCGCACGGGAAAAACTTGAAATTGAGATAGTCAATGACGCCAAGACCGGTATTTTCGGTCTTGTCGGTGCCAAAAAGGCGAAGGTTCGCGCCCGCCGTATGCAGGTTGCGTTCGATAGCAATGTGTTGAACGGCAGCGCTCCTGCTGCTGAAACCTCCGGCCGTGACCGTAAGAAGGCTGCGGAAGGAAGGGAAGACAAGGGCCAGCGCGAAGAGCGCAGACAGCGCGATGACCGTAAGCCCAGAGAAAAGGGTGCCAAGGCCGAAGACGCACAGCGTCAGGCCGATGCAGCCCCTGCGCAGAAGGAACGCAAGGAAGGTCCCCGTTCCGGCCAGCGCGACCAGAAGCCTGCCCGTCGTGAAGCGCGCCGTGATGAGCGCACGGAAGAGGGCAAGGAAGAACGTAGCGAAGCCGGTGAACGTCGTCAGGAACGTCGCGGCGGTGAAAAAAGCCGCTCCGAAGGACGCTCTGACGCTCGACCCGAAGGCCGTGCAGAAAAGGGCAGAGGCAATCGCCAGCCCAAGCGGCCTAAGGATGCCGAAGCTTCTGCGGCATCTGCAGCGGAAGAGACCGAAACTGCTGAACGCCAGAGCTCTTCCTCCGAAGAAGGCCGTTCTTCCAGCCGTCGCAGCCGAGGCGGTCGCCGTCGCAGTCGTGGCGGTCGTGGACGCGGTCGCAAGGAAGAGGGCGCTGCTGCCGAGGGCCTGCCGGCAAAGGCAGACGCAGTGGTGGATCTGCCTGAAGGTGCCCAGGGTGATTTCGATACTTCGTTCGATGACGACATGATGGACGACATCTCCGCCGAGCCCATGCCCGAAGCGAATCTTGCCGAATTGGATCAGGATAAGCTTATCGAGGTTGTGAACGGCGTTGTAGGCAAGCTCATCACTCCTGTCATCGGTGAAACGCCTGTGGCTTCCGCCATTGAAGATAACCGCGTTAAGGTGACCATCTCCAGTGGCGACAACTCCGGCCTGCTGATCGGACGCGAAGGACAGACGCTGGCAGCATTCCAGTATCTTACCAACCGTATCGTGGCCAAGGAGATGGGCGTTGCCGTTCGTGTCCAGCTGGATACCGGCGACTACCGTGAACGTCAGGACGATAAGCTGCGTGAAATTGCTCTGCATCTTGCCGATAAGGCCAAGACCCTCGGCAAGCCCCAGTCCACGCGTCCTCTCAGTTCCTACCATCGCCGCATCGTGCATCTTGCACTGCAGGGTGATGAAGATATTCAGACCCGCAGCAAGGGCGATGGCCCGCTGAAGCGGGTTATTATCGGACGCAAGCGCAAGAGCGCCTAG
- the yidC gene encoding membrane protein insertase YidC, giving the protein MDNKRLLIAVALCLAVTVGWNFLAQHMGWLPEPVEQQQVAAAPEANSGNAQAQTALGVDQPAVPVFQPSEGREVTVSTPLYKAVLHSQGGVMKSFFLNDYKVSINAGSPAVDMVGGEASQLGALGIMLDGKRSWIDGQWSFAGDNLSLDGNASGLLVFTGEVDGIRVVREMHFFADTYVVKEKVRLLNSGDAPRSVRLDFTLGAGHLESADNRYNPTKIAWFSDSEGLDYEADLEELEKGFAKSLPLRWAGVESNYFLAAVAPEGTDVALKAKFQHGVYRVAIERDAIGLAPGAEFEVGTNYYLGPKLAKALENAPNMLGASIDFGMFSILAKPLLKMINFFHEYVGNYGVAIIILTILIKLLFWPLSHKSYKSMEQMKKLQPMMQKIREKYADDRERQNQEVMNLYKTYKVNPAGGCLPMLVQIPVFFGLYQALLNSIELRHASFITHLPFTDMIWLADLSASDPFYITPIVMGLTMLLQQMMTPSTGDPVQKKMMMFMPLVFTFMFLNFPAGLVVYWLVNNVLSIAQQWFMLRKA; this is encoded by the coding sequence ATGGATAATAAGCGTTTATTGATCGCTGTAGCGCTCTGTTTGGCAGTTACCGTAGGCTGGAATTTTCTGGCGCAGCATATGGGCTGGTTGCCCGAGCCGGTTGAGCAGCAGCAGGTAGCGGCAGCTCCCGAGGCCAATTCCGGAAACGCGCAGGCTCAGACCGCCCTTGGTGTGGATCAGCCTGCCGTTCCTGTTTTCCAGCCCTCCGAAGGGCGTGAAGTGACCGTTTCCACCCCCCTGTACAAGGCAGTTCTGCATAGTCAGGGTGGCGTAATGAAGAGCTTTTTCCTGAATGACTACAAGGTGAGCATCAATGCCGGTTCTCCTGCCGTTGACATGGTGGGTGGTGAAGCTTCTCAGCTTGGCGCTCTCGGTATCATGCTGGACGGCAAGCGTTCCTGGATTGACGGGCAATGGAGCTTTGCCGGAGACAATCTTTCCCTTGATGGCAACGCCAGCGGCTTGCTGGTGTTCACTGGTGAAGTGGATGGCATCCGCGTTGTTCGCGAAATGCACTTCTTTGCCGATACATATGTGGTGAAAGAGAAGGTTCGCCTTCTGAATTCTGGCGACGCTCCCCGCAGTGTACGTCTTGATTTCACCCTTGGTGCAGGCCACCTTGAATCTGCCGATAACCGTTACAATCCCACCAAGATTGCATGGTTCTCCGATTCCGAAGGTCTGGATTACGAAGCCGATCTGGAAGAGCTGGAAAAGGGCTTTGCCAAGAGCCTGCCCCTGCGTTGGGCCGGTGTAGAGAGCAACTACTTCCTCGCCGCTGTTGCGCCTGAAGGAACCGACGTTGCCCTCAAAGCAAAATTCCAGCATGGCGTCTATCGTGTTGCCATCGAGCGTGACGCCATCGGCCTTGCTCCCGGAGCCGAATTTGAAGTCGGCACCAATTACTACCTTGGCCCCAAGCTTGCCAAAGCTCTGGAAAACGCTCCCAACATGCTCGGAGCCTCCATTGACTTCGGCATGTTCAGCATTCTGGCCAAGCCCTTGTTGAAGATGATCAACTTCTTCCACGAGTATGTGGGGAACTACGGTGTAGCCATCATCATCTTGACCATTCTGATCAAGCTGCTGTTCTGGCCTCTTTCCCACAAGAGCTACAAGTCCATGGAGCAGATGAAGAAGCTGCAGCCCATGATGCAGAAGATTCGCGAAAAGTATGCTGACGACCGCGAACGGCAGAACCAGGAGGTCATGAACCTCTACAAGACCTACAAGGTCAACCCTGCCGGCGGCTGTCTGCCCATGCTCGTTCAGATTCCCGTGTTCTTCGGCCTGTATCAGGCTCTGCTGAACTCGATTGAACTGCGTCACGCTTCTTTTATCACACATCTGCCTTTTACGGACATGATCTGGCTGGCGGACCTTTCCGCCTCCGACCCCTTCTACATTACCCCCATTGTCATGGGGCTGACCATGCTGTTGCAGCAAATGATGACGCCCAGCACCGGCGACCCGGTACAGAAGAAGATGATGATGTTCATGCCCCTGGTGTTCACCTTCATGTTCCTGAACTTCCCCGCGGGCCTCGTCGTTTACTGGCTGGTTAACAACGTACTCTCCATCGCCCAGCAGTGGTTCATGCTCCGCAAGGCGTAA
- a CDS encoding class I SAM-dependent methyltransferase — protein MSRVFDRGNAELNAFVRELVDPQANDHILEIGFGTGRLLHELAATVKDGIVEGVDFSEAMVLQAQKNNARLMSDGRVSFRQGAFEDMVWTDSSFDTVCSVNTVYFWKNPLDTAQKIRRLLKAGGKLVLGFGDKAELGRKPLSADVFNLYTPEEVVFFLRQSGFSGAIYNRKRQGSAHILHCVVAEK, from the coding sequence ATGTCCCGCGTGTTCGACAGGGGGAATGCCGAGTTGAACGCCTTTGTCAGAGAACTGGTAGATCCGCAAGCCAATGATCATATTCTCGAGATTGGTTTCGGAACCGGCAGGCTGCTGCATGAGCTTGCAGCTACTGTAAAGGACGGGATAGTTGAGGGGGTGGATTTCTCGGAGGCCATGGTGCTGCAGGCGCAGAAGAACAATGCCCGCCTCATGTCAGATGGTCGTGTGTCCTTTAGACAGGGGGCTTTTGAAGACATGGTATGGACTGACAGTTCGTTTGATACCGTATGCAGTGTGAATACCGTATATTTCTGGAAGAATCCGCTGGATACGGCGCAAAAGATCAGACGTCTGCTCAAAGCGGGCGGCAAGCTGGTTCTGGGCTTCGGCGATAAGGCTGAACTAGGAAGAAAGCCCCTCAGCGCAGATGTCTTCAACCTGTATACGCCGGAGGAAGTGGTTTTCTTTTTGCGGCAGAGCGGCTTTTCGGGAGCTATTTATAATAGGAAGCGGCAGGGTAGCGCGCATATTCTTCACTGCGTAGTCGCGGAAAAGTAG
- the mnmE gene encoding tRNA uridine-5-carboxymethylaminomethyl(34) synthesis GTPase MnmE, with product MHHSDTIAAIATPLGQGGIGIIRISGPDAAAILQRLFRSSSASFAGFRPRVLHHGRITDAIGEPLDDVLAVHMPGPRTFTGEDVAEVHCHGGPAIVSSVLEAVFACGARPADAGEFTKRAFLNGRMDLTQAEAVAEMIAAPVKSGVRLAQAKLDGMLGRRIAELRGQLELVRMKLCVAVDFPEEDIECLSPEEFLDDISSVREAIGELLRNYERARCWREGVLVVLAGQVNAGKSSLMNGLLGRTRAIVTDIPGTTRDFLEEQLSFEGLPVRLVDTAGLRETGDIVEQEGVRISRDLASQADLVLLVVDARNGVGHAEEELITSVGADRVLVVLNKVDLVETLPIVPAGCAHVAVSAKRGEGLDSLVAMARGHVLSRRDGGEPQAGDLVPNLRQSRALRDALEELDLLQQDISLQLPYDILGVRLEAACTILSEITGETTPDDILNRIFESFCIGK from the coding sequence ATGCATCATTCAGATACCATCGCCGCCATCGCCACTCCTCTGGGACAGGGGGGTATAGGGATTATCAGAATCAGCGGACCAGACGCCGCCGCCATCCTGCAGCGCCTGTTCCGTTCTTCATCCGCATCCTTTGCAGGCTTCCGGCCGCGGGTGCTGCATCATGGACGCATTACGGATGCGATCGGCGAGCCCCTTGATGATGTGCTGGCTGTGCACATGCCCGGCCCTCGTACCTTTACCGGCGAAGATGTGGCTGAGGTCCACTGCCATGGCGGACCTGCCATTGTTTCTTCCGTGCTTGAGGCCGTGTTTGCCTGCGGAGCCCGTCCTGCCGATGCAGGCGAGTTCACCAAGCGCGCTTTCCTGAACGGAAGAATGGACCTGACGCAGGCCGAGGCCGTGGCCGAGATGATTGCCGCGCCGGTTAAAAGCGGCGTGCGTTTGGCTCAGGCCAAGCTTGACGGCATGTTGGGGCGTCGCATTGCCGAACTGCGAGGCCAGCTCGAGCTCGTGCGCATGAAGCTGTGCGTTGCTGTGGATTTTCCTGAGGAAGACATTGAATGCCTGAGCCCTGAGGAATTTCTGGATGATATTTCTTCCGTCCGTGAAGCCATAGGTGAACTGCTCCGCAACTATGAGCGGGCCCGTTGCTGGCGTGAAGGCGTGCTGGTGGTGCTGGCGGGACAGGTTAATGCGGGCAAGTCCAGCCTCATGAACGGCCTTCTGGGCCGTACCCGCGCCATCGTGACGGACATTCCCGGTACCACCCGTGATTTTCTGGAGGAGCAGCTCAGTTTTGAAGGGCTGCCCGTCAGGCTGGTGGATACCGCCGGTCTGCGCGAAACCGGCGATATCGTTGAGCAGGAAGGGGTACGGATCAGCCGCGACCTGGCCTCTCAGGCAGACCTTGTGTTGCTGGTTGTGGATGCCCGCAATGGCGTTGGGCATGCCGAAGAAGAACTCATTACCTCTGTGGGAGCAGACAGGGTTCTGGTGGTCTTGAACAAGGTGGACCTTGTTGAGACGTTGCCTATCGTGCCTGCAGGCTGTGCCCACGTGGCGGTTTCCGCCAAGCGGGGAGAGGGGCTTGATTCCCTTGTAGCCATGGCTCGCGGTCACGTGCTGTCCCGAAGAGACGGTGGGGAACCGCAGGCTGGCGACCTTGTTCCCAATCTGCGGCAGAGCAGGGCGCTGCGCGATGCTCTTGAAGAGCTTGATCTTCTGCAGCAGGATATCAGCCTGCAATTGCCTTATGATATCCTCGGAGTCAGGCTGGAAGCTGCGTGCACCATTCTTTCCGAGATTACCGGCGAGACTACGCCGGACGATATCCTGAACAGAATTTTCGAAAGCTTCTGTATCGGCAAGTGA